A single window of Vigna radiata var. radiata cultivar VC1973A chromosome 4, Vradiata_ver6, whole genome shotgun sequence DNA harbors:
- the LOC106759378 gene encoding cystathionine gamma-synthase 1, chloroplastic, with amino-acid sequence MAVSSSHMRFTFECRSDPDFSPPPSFDNLRRRNFRSSAGSGAAFRGVSSLIYRFPPNFQRQLSTKARRNCSNIGVAQIVAASWSNNNASNPAAGAPAPPAVSAADAATVPLPVDITADEDVVVSANDAVAAAADENGAVQLNHSSYSSFLKSDASKTIHAAERLGRGIVTDGITTPVVNTSAYFFKKTADLIDFKENRQVSYEYGRYGNPTTVVLEEKISALEGAESTVIMASGMCASIVLFLAVIPAGGHLVTTTDCYRKTRIFIETFLPKMGITTTVIDPADVGALETALEQHNVSLFFTESPTNPFLRCVDIKLVSELCHKKGTLLCIDGTFATPLNQKALALGADLILHSLTKYMSGHHDVLGGCISGSTKVVSQIRTFHHILGGTLNPNAAYLLIRGMKTLHLRVQQQNSTGMGMAKILEAHPKVKRVYYPGLPSHPEHELAKRQMTGFGGVVSFEIDGDLHTTIKFVDSLKIPYIAASFGGCESIVDQPAILSYWDLPQSERAKYKIHDNLVRFSFGVEDFEDLKADVLQALEAI; translated from the exons ATGGCCGTTTCGAGTTCACACATGCGTTTCACCTTCGAGTGCCGCTCCGATCCCGATTTCTCGCCACCGCCGTCATTCGACAACCTCCGCCGCCGCAACTTCCGCTCCTCCGCCGGATCCGGCGCTGCGTTCCGTGGCGTCTCCTCCCTCATCTATCGCTTCCCTCCCAACTTCCAGCGCCAGCTCAGCACGAAGGCGCGACGCAACTGTAGCAACATCGGCGTCGCGCAAATCGTAGCCGCTTCGTGGTCCAATAACAACGCCAGCAATCCCGCCGCCGGGGCTCCGGCGCCGCCCGCAGTTTCGGCTGCGGACGCTGCCACGGTGCCTCTCCCTGTCGACATCACCGCTGACGAGGACGTCGTCGTTTCTGCGAACGACGCCGTCGCCGCCGCGGCCGATGAGAACGGGGCTGTACAGTTAAATCATAGTTCTTATTCTTCGTTTTTGAAATCTGATGCAAGCAAAACGATTCATGCCG CTGAAAGACTGGGTAGAGGTATTGTGACTGATGGAATTACCACTCCTGTGGTGAACACTTCTGCTTACTTCTTTAAGAAAACCGCTGATCTCATTGATTTCAAG GAGAATCGCCAGGTTAGTTATGAGTACGGGCGCTACGGAAATCCAACGACTGTGGTTCTAGAGGAGAAGATAAG TGCACTGGAGGGGGCCGAATCAACTGTGATAATGGCATCTGGGATGTGTGCTAGCATAGTCCTATTTCTGGCAGTGATTCCAGCTGGTGGACATCTTGTGACCACTACAGATTGTTATAGGAAGACTAGGATATTCATAGAGACATTTCTTCCAAAGATGGGGATCACG ACCACTGTAATTGATCCAGCAGATGTTGGAGCTTTAGAAACTGCACTGGAGCAGCACAAT GTGTCTCTGTTCTTTACCGAGTCTCCTACCAATCCATTCCTCAGATGTGTTGACATTAAGCTGGTTTCAGAGCTTTGCCACAAGAAGGGGACTTTACTCTGCATTGATGGTACATTTGCAACACCTTTGAACCAGAAGGCCCTTGCCCTTGGTGCTGATCTGATTCTGCACTCCTTAACAAAATACATGAGTGGACATCATGAT GTCCTTGGCGGTTGCATAAGTGGTTCAACTAAGGTGGTTTCACAAATTCGGACTTTTCACCATATTTTGGGTGGTACACTTAACCCG AATGCTGCATACCTATTAATCAGAGGCATGAAAACGCTGCATCTTCGTGTACAGCAGCAGAATTCAACTGGAATGGGGATGGCCAAAATTTTAGAGGCACATCCCAAG GTGAAACGGGTCTATTATCCAGGCTTGCCGAGTCATCCCGAACATGAGCTTGCCAAGAGGCAGATGACTGGTTTCGGTGGTGTTGTCAGTTTTGAG ATTGATGGAGACCTACATACCacaataaaatttgttgattcCCTGAAAATCCCATATATTGCGGCCTCGTTTGGTGGCTGTGAGAGCATTGTGGATCAACCTGCTATTTTGTCTTACTG GGATCTTCCTCAGTCAGAAAGGGCTAAGTATAAGATTCATGACAACTTGGTTCGCTTCAGCTTTGGAgttgaagattttgaggatttGAAGGCTGATGTCCTGCAAGCTCTGGAAGCTATATAG
- the LOC106758748 gene encoding transcription factor MYB90 — protein MMEGRLSGVRKGAWSQTEDELLRECVQLYGEGKWHLVPQRAGLNRCRKSCRLRWLNYLKPNIKRGDFGEDEVDLMIRLHKLLGNRWSLIAGRLPGRTSNDVKNYWNTNVRRKVQSHNRDEENNNNNNVKESERTWKPHQVIKPVPRALTKASSMVHGKSMSSSKVGVSEGVSAGCENWWETLLDDKEDNITVNNSTCFPVGKDGSFELWNEELDSIASEFFAEAETWSDFFLN, from the exons ATGATGGAAGGAAGATTATCAGGTGTGAGGAAAGGAGCATGGAGTCAAACTGAAGATGAGCTTCTCAGAGAATGCGTGCAACTCTATGGCGAAGGAAAGTGGCATCTTGTTCCTCAAAGAGCAG GGTTGAACAGATGCAGGAAGAGTTGTAGACTGAGATGGTTGAACTATTTGAAACCAAATATCAAGAGAGGGGATTTCGGTGAAGACGAGGTCGATTTGATGATCAGATTGCATAAGCTATTGGGGAACAG ATGGTCTCTGATTGCAGGAAGACTTCCGGGAAGAACTTCAAACGATGTGAAGAATTACTGGAACACCAACGTGCGTCGCAAAGTACAATCTCACAACAGAGATGAggagaacaacaacaacaacaacgtCAAAGAATCCGAAAGAACTTGGAAACCCCACCAAGTTATAAAGCCTGTGCCTCGAGCTTTGACAAAAGCATCGTCCATGGTGCATGGGAAATCGATGAGCAGTTCGAAAGTTGGTGTTAGTGAAGGAGTTTCAGCAGGGTGTGAGAATTGGTGGGAAACTCTGTTAGATGATAAGGAAGACAACATTACGGTTAACAACAGCACGTGCTTCCCTGTTGGGAAAGATGGATCATTTGAGCTTTGGAATGAAGAACTTGACTCCATTGCTTCTGAATTTTTTGCAGAAGCTGAAACATGGAGCgacttttttcttaattaa